A genomic region of Friedmanniella luteola contains the following coding sequences:
- a CDS encoding DUF4190 domain-containing protein: MTDPQQPSSASDPERRPEPGLNPEPAPYAEPPTGGQQGYGPQGYTEDPAQQGYGQQGYGQDYGQGYGQQQDYGQQGYAPQAYGQPGYGVSTQPYGSADHPQGVLILVFGIAGFFVGILGPVAWIMGSRALKEIRASGAHPGNEQLIVVGRILGIIVTVLMVLGILAVLLFLAIAVAASSGG; encoded by the coding sequence ATGACCGATCCGCAGCAGCCGTCCTCGGCCTCCGACCCCGAGCGACGCCCCGAGCCCGGCCTGAACCCGGAGCCCGCGCCCTACGCCGAGCCGCCGACCGGGGGCCAGCAGGGCTACGGGCCGCAGGGCTACACCGAGGACCCTGCACAGCAGGGCTACGGCCAGCAGGGCTACGGCCAGGACTACGGGCAGGGCTACGGCCAGCAGCAGGACTACGGCCAGCAGGGCTACGCACCGCAGGCGTACGGGCAGCCCGGCTACGGCGTCTCCACCCAGCCCTACGGCAGCGCTGACCACCCGCAGGGCGTCCTCATCCTCGTCTTCGGCATCGCCGGCTTCTTCGTCGGCATCCTCGGGCCGGTGGCGTGGATCATGGGCAGCCGCGCGCTCAAGGAGATCCGCGCCAGCGGCGCCCACCCGGGCAACGAGCAGCTGATCGTCGTGGGCCGCATCCTCGGCATCATCGTGACCGTGCTGATGGTGCTCGGCATCCTGGCGGTCCTGCTGTTCCTCGCCATCGCGGTGGCGGCCAGCTCGGGCGGCTAG
- a CDS encoding DUF3017 domain-containing protein translates to MARGGAGAAPQQRPWPLLVVVAGVALGLLVSVLGEATWRLGSVLVGLALLVGAVERLVLSDRAAGLLQVRGKGFDVAVLALFGLAVVALALVVPPGR, encoded by the coding sequence GTGGCCCGGGGCGGCGCGGGCGCAGCACCGCAGCAGCGGCCCTGGCCCCTGCTCGTGGTGGTGGCCGGGGTCGCCCTGGGCCTGCTGGTCAGCGTGCTGGGCGAGGCCACCTGGCGCCTGGGGTCGGTCCTGGTCGGCCTCGCCCTGCTCGTCGGTGCCGTCGAGCGGCTGGTGCTGAGCGACCGGGCGGCCGGCCTGCTGCAGGTGCGCGGCAAGGGCTTCGACGTCGCGGTCCTGGCCCTCTTCGGGCTGGCCGTCGTCGCCCTGGCCCTGGTGGTGCCGCCCGGGCGCTGA
- a CDS encoding bifunctional methylenetetrahydrofolate dehydrogenase/methenyltetrahydrofolate cyclohydrolase — MTAQILDGKALAATIKAELKERVAALAERGIVPGLGTVLVGDDPGSHSYVAGKHRDCAQVGIKSLEVQLPASTSAAELQAEIERLNADPACTGFIVQLPLPGSLDDNWALGLVDPGKDADGLHPANLGRLVLSEPGPLPCTPRGIVELLRRNGVELAGAEVCVVGRGTTVGRPLGLLLTRKSENATVTLCHTGTVDVAAHTRRADIVIAAAGRPGLVTADMVKPGAVCVDVGITRTEKGLVGDLDPSVHEVASWVAPVPGGVGPMTRAMLLSNVVDRAERLAGAAA; from the coding sequence ATGACCGCGCAGATCCTCGACGGCAAGGCGCTCGCCGCCACCATCAAGGCCGAGCTCAAGGAGCGGGTGGCCGCCCTGGCCGAGCGGGGGATCGTGCCCGGGCTGGGCACGGTGCTCGTCGGTGACGACCCGGGCAGCCACTCCTACGTGGCGGGCAAGCACCGCGACTGCGCCCAGGTGGGCATCAAGTCGCTGGAGGTCCAGCTGCCCGCCTCGACCAGTGCGGCGGAGCTGCAGGCCGAGATCGAGCGGCTCAACGCCGACCCGGCCTGCACCGGCTTCATCGTCCAGCTGCCGCTGCCCGGCAGCCTCGACGACAACTGGGCGCTGGGCCTGGTCGACCCCGGGAAGGACGCCGACGGGCTGCACCCCGCCAACCTGGGCCGGCTGGTGCTGTCCGAGCCCGGCCCGCTGCCCTGCACTCCGCGGGGGATCGTCGAGCTGCTGCGCCGCAACGGCGTCGAGCTGGCCGGCGCGGAGGTGTGCGTGGTCGGCCGCGGCACGACCGTCGGCCGCCCGCTGGGTCTGCTGCTGACCCGCAAGAGCGAGAACGCGACCGTCACCCTCTGCCACACCGGCACCGTCGACGTCGCCGCCCACACCCGACGCGCCGACATCGTCATCGCCGCGGCCGGCCGGCCGGGGCTGGTGACGGCCGACATGGTCAAGCCCGGGGCGGTCTGCGTCGACGTCGGCATCACCCGGACCGAGAAGGGCCTGGTCGGCGATCTCGACCCGAGCGTGCACGAGGTCGCGTCCTGGGTCGCTCCCGTGCCCGGCGGCGTGGGCCCGATGACCCGCGCCATGCTGCTCAGCAACGTCGTCGACCGCGCCGAGCGGCTCGCCGGCGCGGCGGCCTGA